A window of the Gossypium hirsutum isolate 1008001.06 chromosome A05, Gossypium_hirsutum_v2.1, whole genome shotgun sequence genome harbors these coding sequences:
- the LOC107961353 gene encoding uncharacterized protein — MSEESSKQLKKRGQPNHFPTGNQKTNKRITDQKARLENREIVVKLTEAAPIVKQLLEAFSSINEGNLLQTVTYIRERRFAVLVSSLLSSQTKDHVTHAMFLMGSL, encoded by the exons atgtctgaagaatctTCTAAGCAACTGAAGAAAAGAGGTCAACCAAATCATTTTCCAACCGGCAACCAAAAGACGAACAAGAGAATCACCGATCAAAAAGCTCGACTGGAAAACAGG GAAATTGTAGTGAAACTTACAGAAGCAGCCCCAATTGTTAAGCAGCTCTTGGAAGCCTTTAGCAGCATCAATGAAGGCAACTTGCTGCAGACAGTTACATATATACGG GAAAGAAGATTTGCTGTCTTGGTATCATCACTACTATCTAGCCAAACCAAAGATCATGTTACTCATG CTATGTTTTTGATGGGCAGCCTCTAG
- the LOC107958806 gene encoding uncharacterized protein isoform X1 → MGGVNKVEVINSKGCSKLFVGFSSSVPSFRSFQSFEPMSPASTSLGSEPVRSTGPFSGLVICVTGLSKEARKQVMEATERLGGQYSTSLHPQCTHLVVQSVTGRKFDHAVKHGSRNGLFLVKLGWFVDSVKRNVRLSESLYTVKGAEEHAACVDELNRLAGSTASESSCLPSGFHEAKKLDMIGKANVRYSGRVLNRSMDSVLSGHTIYIDSDISVELRNKILEAASEEGAMAVDGWFVGCSASHVVCEGNSVHRYIGNSNNIVTPLWVLKTAEDRNLQRLVHMSADLARQIGILLEKSQKGIVGEVLLNIFLSELQMENNVASSTISTRSVRGNASHEERQQIVHLAKTGVRNHRSLRMQTCQNPFRPISPTILLETVCWSISEPTSTASIFTDTVSGEDASEHQSVFFDANGDGKDSETSFTNITRSLTESEKNELIFKNHFLTILFPVDRFSEMGPSSRTYFSNNGFTCLQILDYIYAFYQENMSVHEIEAAIHTDSRHADRLRSAYCSKETIEHGYTVFKRIDFLGSRKSFEMLKRVSGDNNSNVYELLIRA, encoded by the exons atggGTGGTGTTAACAAGGTGGAAGTGATAAACAGCAAAGGTTGTTCAAAGTTGTTTGTTGGGTTCTCATCTTCGGTGCCATCATTTAGAAGTTTCCAATCGTTTGAACCAATGTCCCCTGCTTCTACCTCTCTTGGTTCTGAACCGGTTCGATCCACTGGTCCATTTTCCGGTCTTGTTATATGCGTAACTGGCTTGTCCAAAG AAGCAAGGAAACAAGTAATGGAGGCTACAGAGAGATTAGGTGGTCAATACAGTACCAGTTTACATCCTCAATGCACCCATTTGGTGGTCCAG AGTGTTACTGGACGTAAGTTCGATCACGCTGTAAAACATGGATCGAGAAATGGTCTATTCCTTGTTAAACTTGGATGGTTTGTGGATAGTGTCAAGAGGAATG TAAGGTTAAGTGAATCACTCTACACTGTGAAGGGTGCTGAAGAACATGCCGCATGTGTAGATGAGTTGAATCGGCTTGCCGGGTCTACTGCTTCTGAAAGCTCATGTCTTCCTTCCGGTTTTCATGAAGCAAAGAAACTAGACATGATAGGAAAGGCAAATGTACGGTATTCTGGAAGAGTCCTCAATAGAAGTATGGACTCAGTGTTATCTGGTCATACAATATACATCGATTCTGATATTTCAGTTGAACTACGTAATAAG ATTCTCGAGGCAGCATCAGAAGAAGGGGCCATGGCAGTAGATGGTTGGTTTGTTGGTTGCAGTGCAAGTCATGTAGTGTGTGAAGGAAACTCTGTACATCGATATATTGGCAACTCGAACAACATAGTTACA CCATTATGGGTCCTGAAAACAGCCGAGGATAGAAATTTGCAAAGACTTGTTCACATGTCTGCTGATTTGGCCAGGCAAATTGGGATACTGCTCGAAAAATCTCAGAAAGGCATTGTAGGAGAGGTACTTTTGAATATATTCCTGTCAGAATTACAGATG GAAAATAATGTGGCTAGTTCAACAATATCTACTCGGAGCGTTAGAGGGAATGCAAGTCATGAAGAGAGGCAACAAATTGTACATTTGGCTAAAACGGGGGTTAGAAATCATCGCAGTCTCCGTATGCAG ACTTGTCAAAACCCTTTCCGTCCAATAAGCCCAACCATTCTTCTGGAGACGGTTTGCTGGTCGATATCAGAGCCAACTTCGACTGCCTCTATTTTTACAGACACTGTTAGCGGCGAAGATGCTAGTGAGCATCAGTCCGTATTCTTTGATGCAAATGGTGATGGCAAGGATTCTGAGACCTCATTTACTAACATAACCCGGTCACTTACAGAAAG TGAGAAAAATGAGTTGATATTCAAGAACCATTTTCTTACCATACTATTTCCAGTTGATCGATTTTCTGAAATGGGGCCTTCATCACGGACATATTTCAGCAATAATGGCTTTACATGTCTGCAGATTTTGGATTATATATATGCTTTTTATCAG GAGAACATGTCAGTCCATGAAATAGAGGCCGCTATTCACACAGACTCAAGGCATGCTGACAGGCTTCGATCAGCATACTGTAGCAAAGAGACAATAGAACATGGATATACGGTTTTCAAACGAATAGATTTCCTAGGAAGTCGTAAAAGCTTTGAAATGTTGAAGCGTGTTAGCGGAGATAATAACAGTAATGTATATGAACTCTTGATTAGAGCCTAA
- the LOC107958806 gene encoding uncharacterized protein isoform X3: MGGVNKVEVINSKGCSKLFVGFSSSVPSFRSFQSFEPMSPASTSLGSEPVRSTGPFSGLVICVTGLSKEARKQVMEATERLGGQYSTSLHPQCTHLVVQSVTGRKFDHAVKHGSRNGLFLVKLGWFVDSVKRNVRLSESLYTVKGAEEHAACVDELNRLAGSTASESSCLPSGFHEAKKLDMIGKANVRYSGRVLNRSMDSVLSGHTIYIDSDISVELRNKILEAASEEGAMAVDGWFVGCSASHVVCEGNSVHRYIGNSNNIVTENNVASSTISTRSVRGNASHEERQQIVHLAKTGVRNHRSLRMQTCQNPFRPISPTILLETVCWSISEPTSTASIFTDTVSGEDASEHQSVFFDANGDGKDSETSFTNITRSLTESEKNELIFKNHFLTILFPVDRFSEMGPSSRTYFSNNGFTCLQILDYIYAFYQENMSVHEIEAAIHTDSRHADRLRSAYCSKETIEHGYTVFKRIDFLGSRKSFEMLKRVSGDNNSNVYELLIRA, from the exons atggGTGGTGTTAACAAGGTGGAAGTGATAAACAGCAAAGGTTGTTCAAAGTTGTTTGTTGGGTTCTCATCTTCGGTGCCATCATTTAGAAGTTTCCAATCGTTTGAACCAATGTCCCCTGCTTCTACCTCTCTTGGTTCTGAACCGGTTCGATCCACTGGTCCATTTTCCGGTCTTGTTATATGCGTAACTGGCTTGTCCAAAG AAGCAAGGAAACAAGTAATGGAGGCTACAGAGAGATTAGGTGGTCAATACAGTACCAGTTTACATCCTCAATGCACCCATTTGGTGGTCCAG AGTGTTACTGGACGTAAGTTCGATCACGCTGTAAAACATGGATCGAGAAATGGTCTATTCCTTGTTAAACTTGGATGGTTTGTGGATAGTGTCAAGAGGAATG TAAGGTTAAGTGAATCACTCTACACTGTGAAGGGTGCTGAAGAACATGCCGCATGTGTAGATGAGTTGAATCGGCTTGCCGGGTCTACTGCTTCTGAAAGCTCATGTCTTCCTTCCGGTTTTCATGAAGCAAAGAAACTAGACATGATAGGAAAGGCAAATGTACGGTATTCTGGAAGAGTCCTCAATAGAAGTATGGACTCAGTGTTATCTGGTCATACAATATACATCGATTCTGATATTTCAGTTGAACTACGTAATAAG ATTCTCGAGGCAGCATCAGAAGAAGGGGCCATGGCAGTAGATGGTTGGTTTGTTGGTTGCAGTGCAAGTCATGTAGTGTGTGAAGGAAACTCTGTACATCGATATATTGGCAACTCGAACAACATAGTTACA GAAAATAATGTGGCTAGTTCAACAATATCTACTCGGAGCGTTAGAGGGAATGCAAGTCATGAAGAGAGGCAACAAATTGTACATTTGGCTAAAACGGGGGTTAGAAATCATCGCAGTCTCCGTATGCAG ACTTGTCAAAACCCTTTCCGTCCAATAAGCCCAACCATTCTTCTGGAGACGGTTTGCTGGTCGATATCAGAGCCAACTTCGACTGCCTCTATTTTTACAGACACTGTTAGCGGCGAAGATGCTAGTGAGCATCAGTCCGTATTCTTTGATGCAAATGGTGATGGCAAGGATTCTGAGACCTCATTTACTAACATAACCCGGTCACTTACAGAAAG TGAGAAAAATGAGTTGATATTCAAGAACCATTTTCTTACCATACTATTTCCAGTTGATCGATTTTCTGAAATGGGGCCTTCATCACGGACATATTTCAGCAATAATGGCTTTACATGTCTGCAGATTTTGGATTATATATATGCTTTTTATCAG GAGAACATGTCAGTCCATGAAATAGAGGCCGCTATTCACACAGACTCAAGGCATGCTGACAGGCTTCGATCAGCATACTGTAGCAAAGAGACAATAGAACATGGATATACGGTTTTCAAACGAATAGATTTCCTAGGAAGTCGTAAAAGCTTTGAAATGTTGAAGCGTGTTAGCGGAGATAATAACAGTAATGTATATGAACTCTTGATTAGAGCCTAA
- the LOC107958806 gene encoding uncharacterized protein isoform X2 — protein MGGVNKVEVINSKGCSKLFVGFSSSVPSFRSFQSFEPMSPASTSLGSEPVRSTGPFSGLVICVTGLSKEARKQVMEATERLGGQYSTSLHPQCTHLVVQSVTGRKFDHAVKHGSRNGLFLVKLGWFVDSVKRNVRLSESLYTVKGAEEHAACVDELNRLAGSTASESSCLPSGFHEAKKLDMIGKANVRYSGRVLNRSMDSVLSGHTIYIDSDISVELRNKILEAASEEGAMAVDGWFVGCSASHVVCEGNSVHRYIGNSNNIVTPLWVLKTAEDRNLQRLVHMSADLARQIGILLEKSQKGIVGEENNVASSTISTRSVRGNASHEERQQIVHLAKTGVRNHRSLRMQTCQNPFRPISPTILLETVCWSISEPTSTASIFTDTVSGEDASEHQSVFFDANGDGKDSETSFTNITRSLTESEKNELIFKNHFLTILFPVDRFSEMGPSSRTYFSNNGFTCLQILDYIYAFYQENMSVHEIEAAIHTDSRHADRLRSAYCSKETIEHGYTVFKRIDFLGSRKSFEMLKRVSGDNNSNVYELLIRA, from the exons atggGTGGTGTTAACAAGGTGGAAGTGATAAACAGCAAAGGTTGTTCAAAGTTGTTTGTTGGGTTCTCATCTTCGGTGCCATCATTTAGAAGTTTCCAATCGTTTGAACCAATGTCCCCTGCTTCTACCTCTCTTGGTTCTGAACCGGTTCGATCCACTGGTCCATTTTCCGGTCTTGTTATATGCGTAACTGGCTTGTCCAAAG AAGCAAGGAAACAAGTAATGGAGGCTACAGAGAGATTAGGTGGTCAATACAGTACCAGTTTACATCCTCAATGCACCCATTTGGTGGTCCAG AGTGTTACTGGACGTAAGTTCGATCACGCTGTAAAACATGGATCGAGAAATGGTCTATTCCTTGTTAAACTTGGATGGTTTGTGGATAGTGTCAAGAGGAATG TAAGGTTAAGTGAATCACTCTACACTGTGAAGGGTGCTGAAGAACATGCCGCATGTGTAGATGAGTTGAATCGGCTTGCCGGGTCTACTGCTTCTGAAAGCTCATGTCTTCCTTCCGGTTTTCATGAAGCAAAGAAACTAGACATGATAGGAAAGGCAAATGTACGGTATTCTGGAAGAGTCCTCAATAGAAGTATGGACTCAGTGTTATCTGGTCATACAATATACATCGATTCTGATATTTCAGTTGAACTACGTAATAAG ATTCTCGAGGCAGCATCAGAAGAAGGGGCCATGGCAGTAGATGGTTGGTTTGTTGGTTGCAGTGCAAGTCATGTAGTGTGTGAAGGAAACTCTGTACATCGATATATTGGCAACTCGAACAACATAGTTACA CCATTATGGGTCCTGAAAACAGCCGAGGATAGAAATTTGCAAAGACTTGTTCACATGTCTGCTGATTTGGCCAGGCAAATTGGGATACTGCTCGAAAAATCTCAGAAAGGCATTGTAGGAGAG GAAAATAATGTGGCTAGTTCAACAATATCTACTCGGAGCGTTAGAGGGAATGCAAGTCATGAAGAGAGGCAACAAATTGTACATTTGGCTAAAACGGGGGTTAGAAATCATCGCAGTCTCCGTATGCAG ACTTGTCAAAACCCTTTCCGTCCAATAAGCCCAACCATTCTTCTGGAGACGGTTTGCTGGTCGATATCAGAGCCAACTTCGACTGCCTCTATTTTTACAGACACTGTTAGCGGCGAAGATGCTAGTGAGCATCAGTCCGTATTCTTTGATGCAAATGGTGATGGCAAGGATTCTGAGACCTCATTTACTAACATAACCCGGTCACTTACAGAAAG TGAGAAAAATGAGTTGATATTCAAGAACCATTTTCTTACCATACTATTTCCAGTTGATCGATTTTCTGAAATGGGGCCTTCATCACGGACATATTTCAGCAATAATGGCTTTACATGTCTGCAGATTTTGGATTATATATATGCTTTTTATCAG GAGAACATGTCAGTCCATGAAATAGAGGCCGCTATTCACACAGACTCAAGGCATGCTGACAGGCTTCGATCAGCATACTGTAGCAAAGAGACAATAGAACATGGATATACGGTTTTCAAACGAATAGATTTCCTAGGAAGTCGTAAAAGCTTTGAAATGTTGAAGCGTGTTAGCGGAGATAATAACAGTAATGTATATGAACTCTTGATTAGAGCCTAA
- the LOC107958805 gene encoding polyadenylate-binding protein-interacting protein 7 has product MSLSKKGTQISDAKSNAPSKATTLNPNAAEFVPFSLRSPSSSGSTRAAATATFSTSGSVGKAVLDRSGSSVSNNSDDEAHQFWRHQLPDDITPDFKVINEDDSQSMEPGSLSLAGLSLHDGSEASRFPASAAGGYVFGDQQEVLHQYGNGNNLDEKYRYPSSSYGEEPISASFLNLPLKPWDEQLVNSDQLIGNGREGQLYDGNSRHAFASDILGEHTNINDTEMNHVDFLASQFPGFAAESLAEVYFANGCDLNLTIEMLTQLELQVDGGFNQNLNSKTLSAPNLSTMDFPALTVSDGQSGPPKYTGDDLQHSASTYRSSDKDNLLMFKTSSSLPSRGAIDFASAVRKMASQDSGMWKYDRNGSADSTVGSSRSSNGSANSYSAAPGRGVYANRLQTRGSARSAPVWLETGDAVGNLYSELREEARDHARLRNAYFEQARQAFLIGNKALAKELSVKGQMHNMHMKAAHGKAQESIYHQRNPVPLENFRGQERMIDLHGLHVSEALHMLKHELSVLRSTARAADQRLQVYICVGTGHHTRGSRTPARLPVAVQRYLLEEEGLDYTEPQPGLLRVVIY; this is encoded by the exons ATGAGCTTGTCCAAGAAAGGGACCCAAATTAGTGATGCAAAATCAAATGCCCCTAGCAAGGCAACAACTTTGAATCCTAATGCAGCCGAGTTTGTGCCCTTCTCTCTTAGGTCGCCATCTTCATCAGGAAGCACTAGAGCAGCTGCTACAGCAACGTTTTCTACTTCTGGTAGCGTAGGAAAAGCAGTGCTTGATCGGTCAGGGTCTTCTGTTTCAAATAATTCTGATGATGAGGCTCATCAGTTCTGGCGACACCAGCTCCCTGATGATATTACCCCAGACTTTAAGGTTATTAACGAGGATGATTCACAAAGTATGGAGCCTGGGAGCCTCTCCTTAGCAGGTTTGTCCTTGCATGATGGTAGCGAAGCTTCAAGGTTTCCCGCATCTGCTGCTGGTGGATATGTATTTGGTGATCAGCAGGAAGTACTGCATCAGTATGGTAATGGTAATAACTTggatgaaaaatatagatatccTTCTTCATCCTATGGAGAGGAGCCTATTTCAGCTAGTTTTTTGAACTTACCACTCAAACCTTGGGATGAGCAACTTGTTAACAGTGATCAGTTGATTGGCAATGGGAGGGAAGGACAACTGTATGATGGAAATTCTAGGCATGCATTTGCCAGTGATATTTTGGGTGAGCACACAAATATCAATGATACTGAAATGAATCATGTGGATTTTTTGGCTTCCCAGTTCCCTGGATTCGCTGCTGAAAGCCTTGCTGAAGTTTATTTCGCCAATGGTTGTGACTTAAATCTAACCATAGAGATGCTTACACAACTTGAG CTTCAAGTTGATGGCGGTTTCAACCAGAACCTGAATTCAAAGACCTTGTCAGCTCCCAATCTGAGTACAATGGACTTTCCTGCACTTACTGTGTCAGATGGTCAGAGTGGTCCTCCAAAATATACAGGAGATGATCTTCAACATAGTGCCAGTACCTATCGATCTTCTGACAAGGACAATCTGCTTATGTTCAAAACCAGTTCTTCCCTTCCATCCAGAGGTGCCATAGATTTTGCATCAGCTGTCAGGAAAATGGCATCTCAAGATTCTGGAATGTGGAAGTATGATAGAAATGGTTCTGCTGATTCAACTGTGGGGTCAAGTAGAAGTTCTAATGGGTCAGCTAATTCCTACAGTGCTGCACCTGGAAGAGGGGTTTATGCTAATAGGTTGCAGACTCGTGGTTCAGCTCGTTCAGCTCCTGTTTGGCTTGAAACTGGAGATGCAGTGG GAAATTTATACTCTGAACTACGGGAAGAAGCTCGAGACCATGCGCGTTTACGTAATGCTTATTTTGAACAG GCACGTCAAGCATTTCTCATTGGCAACAAGGCTCTAGCAAAGGAACTTAGTGTGAAAGGACAAATGCACAATATGCATATGAAGGCGGCTCATGGAAAAGCTCAGGAATCTATATATCACCAGAG GAACCCAGTTCCTCTAGAGAATTTCAGAGGGCAGGAGCGGATGATAGACCTGCATGGATTGCATGTTAGTGAAGCCCTTCATATGCTGAAACATGAACTATCAGTGCTGCGGAGCACAGCACGGGCAGCAGATCAGCGTCTGCAGGTATACATATGTGTTGGAACTGGCCACCATACTAGGGGTTCTCGTACTCCAGCGAGACTTCCAGTTGCTGTGCAACGGTATCTGCTTGAAGAAGAGGGCCTTGACTATACAGAACCACAGCCAGGGCTACTTCGAGTTGTCATATATTGA